In a genomic window of Pseudomonadota bacterium:
- a CDS encoding DUF3343 domain-containing protein, translating into MKADQHYCVALFDSVSHVMKAEKILKGAGIPHKLIPVPRSISSDCGVCLRFLPEQKEAVIEALESTIHISEMHELLL; encoded by the coding sequence GTGAAAGCTGATCAGCATTACTGCGTTGCATTATTTGACTCTGTAAGTCATGTTATGAAGGCAGAGAAGATACTCAAAGGAGCAGGCATACCCCACAAACTCATCCCGGTACCGCGGAGCATAAGCTCCGATTGTGGAGTCTGCCTGCGCTTCCTCCCGGAACAGAAGGAAGCAGTTATTGAAGCACTGGAATCTACCATCCACATAAGCGAGATGCATGAGCTTTTACTATAA
- the yedF gene encoding sulfurtransferase-like selenium metabolism protein YedF: MSELVNAKGLACPEPVILTKKALDSHNDVTVIVDNETARENVKRLAVSSGCAVDITEETGGIFRMHIKKQDKKTGGDAASTCMCSEDVPMSAQGPTIFVIASSIMGHGNDELGAVLMKAFIHTAVDLDHKPDIMIFYNTGVQLTASYSDVIDDLKALQEKGVKLLICGTCANYFNLTGRIGAGTISNMYDIAGTLSTAGRIVKP; encoded by the coding sequence ATGTCGGAATTGGTTAATGCAAAGGGACTTGCATGTCCTGAACCGGTTATTCTTACAAAAAAGGCTTTGGATTCGCACAATGATGTGACTGTTATTGTAGACAATGAGACTGCAAGGGAAAACGTTAAGCGCCTTGCTGTAAGTTCAGGATGTGCCGTTGACATAACAGAGGAGACCGGCGGTATTTTCAGGATGCATATTAAAAAACAGGATAAAAAGACCGGAGGAGATGCAGCATCGACGTGCATGTGCTCTGAAGATGTACCGATGTCTGCGCAGGGACCTACCATATTTGTTATAGCATCAAGTATCATGGGACACGGAAACGACGAACTGGGTGCAGTTCTTATGAAGGCATTCATACACACTGCTGTTGATCTGGATCATAAGCCGGATATAATGATCTTTTATAATACCGGCGTGCAACTTACAGCTTCCTACTCTGATGTTATCGACGACCTGAAGGCACTCCAGGAAAAGGGCGTGAAGCTGCTTATATGTGGCACCTGCGCAAACTATTTTAATCTTACCGGCAGGATCGGCGCAGGGACTATATCAAATATGTATGATATTGCAGGAACTCTGTCAACAGCAGGAAGGATTGTCAAGCCGTGA